From a region of the Entelurus aequoreus isolate RoL-2023_Sb linkage group LG27, RoL_Eaeq_v1.1, whole genome shotgun sequence genome:
- the LOC133644794 gene encoding growth arrest and DNA damage-inducible protein GADD45 alpha-like isoform X2: MTLEENSGEHASERMDSVAQALEEVLSAALPQGCITVGVYEAAKSLHADSDNVVLCVLASDDGDQQDVALQIHFTLIRAFCCDNHIDIVHVANTRRLAELVGGAKAAGEPLDPHCVLVTNPQTWSWKSSALGKLQRFCGDSRRWDQWVPMVHLPDR, translated from the exons ATGACGCTTGAGGAGAATAGTGGAGAGCACGCGTCTGAAAG GATGGATTCTGTGGCTCAAGCCTTGGAGGAGGTTCTGAGTGCCGCCTTACCTCAAGGTTGCATCACTGTCGGCGTCTACGAGGCCGCCAAGTCTCTCCATGC AGATTCCGACAACGTGGTTCTGTGCGTGCTGGCTTCTGACGACGGCGACCAGCAGGACGTGGCCCTGCAGATCCACTTCACGCTCATCCGCGCCTTCTGCTGCGACAACCACATCGACATCGTGCACGTCGCCAACACCCGCCGTCTGGCCGAGCTGGTGGGAGGAGCCAAGGCCGCGGGGGAACCGCTGGACCCGCACTGTGTTCTGGTCACG AACCCGCAGACCTGGTCCTGGAAGAGCTCGGCGCTTGGGAAGCTCCAAAGGTTCTGCGGGGACAGCCGGCGCTGGGACCAGTGGGTTCCGATGGTCCACCTACCGGACCGGTGA
- the LOC133644794 gene encoding growth arrest and DNA damage-inducible protein GADD45 alpha-like isoform X1, with translation MLWALIIKAMKINRMLVLVRMDSVAQALEEVLSAALPQGCITVGVYEAAKSLHADSDNVVLCVLASDDGDQQDVALQIHFTLIRAFCCDNHIDIVHVANTRRLAELVGGAKAAGEPLDPHCVLVTNPQTWSWKSSALGKLQRFCGDSRRWDQWVPMVHLPDR, from the exons ATGTTATGGGCATTAATAATAAAAGCCATGAAGATCAATAGGATGCTTGTGTTGGTCAGGATGGATTCTGTGGCTCAAGCCTTGGAGGAGGTTCTGAGTGCCGCCTTACCTCAAGGTTGCATCACTGTCGGCGTCTACGAGGCCGCCAAGTCTCTCCATGC AGATTCCGACAACGTGGTTCTGTGCGTGCTGGCTTCTGACGACGGCGACCAGCAGGACGTGGCCCTGCAGATCCACTTCACGCTCATCCGCGCCTTCTGCTGCGACAACCACATCGACATCGTGCACGTCGCCAACACCCGCCGTCTGGCCGAGCTGGTGGGAGGAGCCAAGGCCGCGGGGGAACCGCTGGACCCGCACTGTGTTCTGGTCACG AACCCGCAGACCTGGTCCTGGAAGAGCTCGGCGCTTGGGAAGCTCCAAAGGTTCTGCGGGGACAGCCGGCGCTGGGACCAGTGGGTTCCGATGGTCCACCTACCGGACCGGTGA